A window of Candidatus Thermoplasmatota archaeon genomic DNA:
TAGAGTAACAGGTAGTAATATAGAGATCAACAATGTAAACCAGTTAACAATAAAACCAATTTTTAGTTGTGTACCAGCAATAGACTGTACATTAAAACCATACCAGTTAACAAAATACATCACAACCACTGACAGGATTACGCCCAATATACCAGCTATTAAACCTATGATAAGACCCTGATAAAGAAACATTTTAAAAATAACTCTGTCACGGGCGCCAAAAGCCTTGAGGGTACCAATCTCCCTTGTTTTACGTAAAACAATAGAATCCATAACATATTTGATCGCAGCGCCACATAAAAAGAGAGTAACAGCAATACTGCCCCATAACATTATGGTTATGACATCCTGCATTGAACCAGCTATGTACACTAGGAAGTCGTGCCAACCAAAAACATTGGTGCCAGGTGCAACTCTTTTTACGTTGTTTTTTATCTCGTCGGAGCTCCCCATCGGGTTAAAACCCTGTGCAGAATCAGCTGCTTTAACTAAAATTACATCACCACGGCTTCTATCAATTTCTATGGGGTTAAAACCACGGAATGTGCCAACGCCAGGTATATGCCAGTCTCTACCAGTTATCTTACCATAGCTTTTGATTTCTCTTAGTGAGTCAGCATGCATAAACCATATAAGAGCATCAAGCGTAGGCGTACCACTCTCATACATACCTATTACTTTCACGGTTATAACAGCGTAACTGGTTTCTCTACCAGACATACTCATAGTAAGAGAAAGCGTTTTCCCGATGCCCACTGATGGGTGAATTTTTGCTGCTGTAGCACCCACAATTATAGGATAAGGTTCTTCTTCTTTGAACAGCTTCTGACCAGACCCATATGTGAAATCAGGTAGGGCACCTGGTCCCTTCACAGTTATATAGAGAGGGGTATGTCCTCTTAAAATAGGGTCTTTTTCATTGAAAAATCTACCGGCAACAATCTTGTCCTTTATATCAGATATTTCGTCGTCTTTAGCAGGGTCTATACCCTGTATTGTACAGCCATCTGTTGCCTCACCAGTAGTACCCAACCCATAGGTTCCCTGGGCGGTAACCCGTATAGTAGTCTTATAACCAGGTAATTCTCTCTCTATTTTGTCAGCGATCTTTTTTGCATCCTTCAGCTCAACTGCAGTACCATAGAGGTCTCTTATGTTGCAGCTTTTATCTGTAATAATAGCGTCAGATGTTATGATCTTGGTTGTGTCATCCACTACCTGCATCATATAATTCAAGTAAGCATTCTCGAGCATAAAGGAAGTCATAGTTAGAGCAATAACTATGATTATAATCGCGTAGATGCGTTTATGCTCCTTGATTTCACCCCATGCAAGATGTCTACTGATGTTCATAAGGACCTACTTTTATGCACCATTTTAACAAGTTTATTAACCATTAGTTTGAAGTCCTCATGGTTTTTTGATGTATCCCCAACTATCCTACCATCAGATAACACGATTGTTCTTTTACCATATCTGGCTATATCAAGATCATGGGAGACAAAAACAAAAGTAACCTTTCTCCTCCTGTTAACATCTACTAGCAGGTTCATTATTTCTTTACTATTTTCTGTATCGAGAGCACCTGTTGGCTCATCAGCTAGGATGAGCACAGGATCATTAATTAGAGCCCTGGCTATAGCCACTTTTTGTTGTTCGCCCCCTGATAGATGCACGCCCTTGTGGTCAGCGCGATGCTCGATACCAACTTCTTTCAATAACATGTTTGCTCTTTTTTTAATCTCAGACACATCTTTTTCCATAATCAAACCAGGTAGCATCACGTTCTCTAAAACAGTTAAACGAGGGACAAGGTTATAGTTTTGAAAGACAAAACCTAGTTTTTCTCCCCTAAAAAAAGCAATTTCTTTTCCAGATATCTTGGAGGTGTCCTTACCGTCGATGTATATAGTGCCTGATGTGGGTCGATCCAACAGACCCATGCAATGCAATAAGGTTGATTTACCAGAGCCTGAGGGGCCGATGATTGATACAAACTCGCCTTTGTAAATCTCTAAAGATGCGTTATTTAAGGCTATGACCTCTACGCCATATTCGTTATATTTTTTGCTAACATGATCCATGCGTATAATCGGGTTTTTTGTTTTAGTCATTATTTTCCAACTTTAAAAACAAGCAACCATTATAAATAATTGGCGCAAAATATAATATTTAAAAATTAAAAATAGGTTTTGTTAACTAAAGTAATGTGCAGTCCTTTTTTCATCCTCTTTTTTCTCATTAGGTTTAACTTCCAAAACATCAATGGCTAGCAGAACATGTAAGGGAATGATTCTGATTTTACCAGCCATCTTACCATGTGCACTACCTAGTTCCATCAACAAACCAACTTCGTCAACACCTATTGAAATAAAACCCCTGAAGATCCCCTCTGTCTCTAAAGCAGCATCTTTACCGCCAAGAGAAGTGATCTTATAAGAAGACCCTTCTGTTAGCTCCAGCTCCTGTTTTTTATCCATTATTTACCACGCCCCTTCTGTTTGTTTTCAATTAAATTCTGGATGTGCTCTACTGTTTTACCATAATTCTCAACAGCCACTTTAATATGTGCCTCCACAAAATTCCATGCCTTCTGGAAGTTTCCATAGCGCATACGGTATGCTTTTTTGTTCTGTTTACTCACCTCATCAAAGACCTGTGTCTCTTCCAGTATATCAAAACCTTTGAGTTTATTCAAATGCCTATAAACAGTTGGTTTACTCGTTTTTAGTTTAGCAGAAATCTCCTCAACATACCATGCCTTTGTAGGGTTCTTCAGGAAAAAATCTGCAAAAAGCCTATAAGGTATATCAGGATCAGAACCCTTTGAGAGATAACCTATCTGCTCAAAAAACTTTTTAGCAACACTATCTAGATCATCATCACCAATCAAGGGCGTGTTACTAACAACCTGCATTTCAAACGCCATAAAGAAAACCTCATGCTAAGAATACAAAAACTGATTTATAAGATTTACTTAACTAAGTAAAGATTAAAAAATAAATTAATACAAAGATAGCTTAAATTACAAGAGCGGTAAATATTTGTCAATCTCCCATTTGCTTACTTGCATTCTGTATTCATCCCACTCCCTACGTTTAACATGCAAAAAGTTCTCGTAAATATGTTCACCTAAAATCCCTCTAACAAAATCACTTTTAGATGCTAATGACAATGCATGACCAAGGCTATCAGGTAGCTCATCGATCCCATATTGTTTTCGTTCTTCTTCAGTTAAAGCATAAATATTTTTTTCAACAGGCTCCGGTGGCTCAATTTTTTCTTCAACGCCACGCCAGCCTGCTGCAAGCATAACAGCAAACTGCAAATATGGGTTACCAGACAAATCAGGATTACGTAGTTCACATCTTGTGCTTTTTCCTCTTTTTGAAGGGATGCGAATAAGTGCACTCCGGTTTCTATTCGCCCATGAAATATATGTAGGCGCCTCATACCCTGGAACAAGCCGCTTATAAGAGTTAACAGTTGGGTTTAATATTACACAAATTTCTTTAACATATTTTAAAAGCCCACCGATGAAATAACGCGCAACTTGACTTAACTGATTTTTATCATTTGGGTCATAAAAAGCATTTTCTCCACCATGGGTAAAAAGCGAATGATGTGTATGCATCCCAGATCCATTTACACCATACAATGGTTTAGGCATAAATGATGCATGTAGATTATGTTTTGTAGCAATCACTTTTGTTACATACTTTAATGTAATAACTCTATCTGCTGTGGCTATTGCATCATCATACCTGAAATTTATTTCATGCTGGCCATGAGACACCTCATGGTGAAATGTATATGTTGTTAGACCCATTTCTTCAAGTGCAATAGATATGTCTGCACGAACACCCTCTGCTAAATCTCTA
This region includes:
- a CDS encoding FtsX-like permease family protein, whose translation is MNISRHLAWGEIKEHKRIYAIIIIVIALTMTSFMLENAYLNYMMQVVDDTTKIITSDAIITDKSCNIRDLYGTAVELKDAKKIADKIERELPGYKTTIRVTAQGTYGLGTTGEATDGCTIQGIDPAKDDEISDIKDKIVAGRFFNEKDPILRGHTPLYITVKGPGALPDFTYGSGQKLFKEEEPYPIIVGATAAKIHPSVGIGKTLSLTMSMSGRETSYAVITVKVIGMYESGTPTLDALIWFMHADSLREIKSYGKITGRDWHIPGVGTFRGFNPIEIDRSRGDVILVKAADSAQGFNPMGSSDEIKNNVKRVAPGTNVFGWHDFLVYIAGSMQDVITIMLWGSIAVTLFLCGAAIKYVMDSIVLRKTREIGTLKAFGARDRVIFKMFLYQGLIIGLIAGILGVILSVVVMYFVNWYGFNVQSIAGTQLKIGFIVNWFTLLISILLPVTLAVLAAAIPAKKASMLSPVEALRKGELSL
- a CDS encoding ABC transporter ATP-binding protein yields the protein MTKTKNPIIRMDHVSKKYNEYGVEVIALNNASLEIYKGEFVSIIGPSGSGKSTLLHCMGLLDRPTSGTIYIDGKDTSKISGKEIAFFRGEKLGFVFQNYNLVPRLTVLENVMLPGLIMEKDVSEIKKRANMLLKEVGIEHRADHKGVHLSGGEQQKVAIARALINDPVLILADEPTGALDTENSKEIMNLLVDVNRRRKVTFVFVSHDLDIARYGKRTIVLSDGRIVGDTSKNHEDFKLMVNKLVKMVHKSRSL
- a CDS encoding ArsR family transcriptional regulator — encoded protein: MAFEMQVVSNTPLIGDDDLDSVAKKFFEQIGYLSKGSDPDIPYRLFADFFLKNPTKAWYVEEISAKLKTSKPTVYRHLNKLKGFDILEETQVFDEVSKQNKKAYRMRYGNFQKAWNFVEAHIKVAVENYGKTVEHIQNLIENKQKGRGK
- the glnA gene encoding type I glutamate--ammonia ligase gives rise to the protein MEYKLEVQNKTKDDILGIVKEKNVVFIRLQFVDILGTPKNIIIPASRLEEALEDGIPFDGSSIAGYATIEESDKIAKPDPNSFVVLPETIEQRKTAKLNCDIYEPNGKRFPGDTKYVLEKIVNKVKEAGYLYNVGPECEFFLFKKDGANSTLIPNDYAGYFDLSHRDLAEGVRADISIALEEMGLTTYTFHHEVSHGQHEINFRYDDAIATADRVITLKYVTKVIATKHNLHASFMPKPLYGVNGSGMHTHHSLFTHGGENAFYDPNDKNQLSQVARYFIGGLLKYVKEICVILNPTVNSYKRLVPGYEAPTYISWANRNRSALIRIPSKRGKSTRCELRNPDLSGNPYLQFAVMLAAGWRGVEEKIEPPEPVEKNIYALTEEERKQYGIDELPDSLGHALSLASKSDFVRGILGEHIYENFLHVKRREWDEYRMQVSKWEIDKYLPLL